The following are from one region of the Dreissena polymorpha isolate Duluth1 chromosome 2, UMN_Dpol_1.0, whole genome shotgun sequence genome:
- the LOC127865837 gene encoding uncharacterized protein LOC127865837, whose protein sequence is MMNLNWIIELCAVLISAECVQSNDPLINVRPLCRSNLEVTCNASSGLYGMWTFYRSRTGSEDMENMGKIVDNEQECQVTTLKTTQSTHCICIDANHVTCNIFDYMIAKPGDRWQCARHVNGSSLVSVPDILPIEEIMGCTTTTSLGKVTHEAVSLSSMLTRVYTDSAAVILPVEAHTTQLGEINVSAPEMSSSTTLKVDTTISSESRESDGVHVNSLLNRDFIIIMAAAGVTVFIAANVSFCVYWKFKTQSRERNQYVWNDTISSRYNTETMPISSDIHQDENTDASYHEISEIHAQLAGVSTILQTMNTLSAQHENTVVDIDASSQLSSAIKQVTLGAETDIQMPETMDPLRAKHLPMSFVALAEINMDDIASMDSYNYRRDVKSVRYEKLDPSSRDDKTQYNTLV, encoded by the exons AGTCAAATGATCCACTAATAAACGTTCGACCACTGTGTAGATCAAACTTGGAAGTTACTTGTAATGCGAGTAGTGGACTTTACGGAATGTGGACATTTTATAGAAGTCGCACTGGTTCTGAAGACATGGAAAACATGGGAAAGATAGTTGATAATGAACAAGAATGCCAAGTCACTACCCTAAAAACTACACAATCAACGCATTGTATTTGCATCGACGCCAATCATGTCACGTGCAATATATTCGATTATATGATTGCTAAACCAGGTGACAGATGGCAATGTGCTAGACATGTAAATGGATCTTCACTTGTAAGCGTGCCCGACATATTACCGATTGAAG AAATCATGGGTTGTACAACGACAACCAGTCTAGGCAAGGTGACACACGAAGCAGTAAGTTTATCTTCAATGTTAACACGTGTTTACACTGACTCAGCAGCAGTCATCTTACCAGTGGAAGCGCACACTACACAACTTGGAG AAATCAACGTCTCTGCACCAGAAATGTCAAGTTCCACAACACTGAAGGTCGACACAACTATTTCAAGTGAAAGCAGAGAATCGGACGGTGTACATGTTAATT CACTTTTGAACAGAGACTTTATAATAATCATGGCAGCTGCGGGTGTGACGGTGTTTATTGCAGCGAATGTATCGTTTTGTGTATATTGGAAATTCAAAACACAGTCCAGAG AAAGAAATCAATATGTTTGGAACGATACTATTTCTTCCCGTTACAATACCGAGACTATGCCCATTAGTTCGGATATACATCAGGACGAGAACACGGACGCAAGTTACCATGAAATATCTGAAATACATGCACAACTTGCTGGTGTGTCCAcaattttgcaaacaatgaaCACACTCAGCGCCCAACATGAAAATACTGTCGTTGATATCGATGCAAGTTCTCAACTTAGTTCAGCAATAAAACAGGTTACACTTGGAGCGGAGACTGATATACAAATGCCTGAGACTATGGACCCTCTAAGAGCAAAGCATCTACCAATGTCATTTGTCGCATTGGCCGAAATTAATATGGATGATA TTGCTTCCATGGATTCATACAATTATAG GAGAGACGTGAAGAGTGTTCGTTACGAGAAATTAGACCCATCTAGCAGGGATGATAAAACTCAGTACAACACACTTGTTTGA